The genomic region AAACCGAAGGATTGAATATGCTTAGCACTAACAATTGTGCTTATTTGATCACTACTACTTGACTGGCTGGACCATTTGACTTACTAGACTAGGAAAACAATAATGTACTGGTTCATAAACTACAGCTCATTTTATAGTCCGGTTCTCTATGTCCAGATTTAGTTGAACTAGCTAATATGTTCCTTTCCATTGCTTTTCTGCAACTAGAAAATTCTAAACAGaatatgtgaaagggaattaggcttacacctatttcctaattgattttggtggttgaattgcccaacacaaataattggactaactagtttgctctagtctataagttatacaggtaccaaaggttcacaaaaagccaataaaaagaccaagaaaagggttcaaacaaagagagcaagggacaaccgaagtgtgccctggtctggcacaccggactgtccggtgtgccaccggacagtgtgcggtgcaccaccggacagtgtccggtgcaccaggggactccaagctaaacttcgcaccttcgggaattctcagaggcgcttcactataattcaccggactgtccggtgtaccaccggacaatgtccggtgccccaagggagagcaactctgaactcgccagcttcggatttccgctccgctaaaattcaccggacatgtctggtgcacaccggactgtccggtgagccagcggagcaacggctacttcgcgcgcaacggtcgactgcaacgcattaaatgcgcgcctgcgcgcgcagaggagcagtgcacgcgcaggtggcacaccggacagtctacaggacttgtccggtgcaccaccggacagccaggcgggcccactcgtcagagctccaacggtcggaacccaacggccaggtgacatggctggcgcaccggacagtgtccggtggcgcaccggactgtccggtgcgcccgtcgactgcagccttcaccaaacggctagtttggtggttggggttataaatacccccaaccaccccacattcaagtcatccaagttttccaccttccaactacttacaagagctaagcattcaatacaagacacaccaaagtgatcaaatcctctcccaattccacacaaggctttagtgattagtgagagagatttgttgtgtttttttaagctcttgcgcttggattgcttctttctttcattctttcttgcgatcatctcaattgtaagcaaggcaagagacaccaattgtgtggtggtccttgcgggaagtttggttcccaattgatttgagaagagaagctcactcggtccgagggaccgtttgagagaggcaaagggttgaaagagacccggtctttgtgaccacctcaacggggagtaggtttgcgagaatcgaacctcggtaaaacaaatccgtatgtcacactctttattcgcttgcgatttgttttgcaccctctctctcggactcgattatatttctaacgctaactcggcttgtagttgtgattaagtttgtaaatttcagattcgccctattcaccccccctctaggcgactttcaatatgaCTAGGTCTTTACCATAGGGATGCATTGAGAGGAATGAATTGTTTAACACAGTAACCAGATAGGAGTCGTGGCTATCTTTGAATGGGAGGAGCTCATAAACTCATATGAGGTATGCATAGGTCCCATAGGTTTTCCATAGCCATCAAAAAAGCTAATTGTCTTCCTTAATTAGAAGATGTAGGAGACGTTGAATTTCAATACATCATAGCAACCAACCTCAATAAGGTTAACTAGCAACTTGACTCGCTACACGAAAAAAGATAACAAAGCAACACTCGATCACGTCGAGTGGAACCTAGTATAATTgtgctttcttttcttcttctcgaTCTAGTATATCTACTGGTCTCTAAGTAATCCCATCACTTTCCCTTTTAGAAGTAGATGTCAGAGGCTATAGTGTGGGTAACCATGTCGTAAACTACAAAGAATAGGTTGATGCACATGCCCGCGTTGGGTGGGTTCGATTAGATCAACCTAGATATAAGTTTTTCTATATCTTGCACCATGGTGTTCAAGAGTGCATCCAGAAAGTTGTGATTCATGCGAGGGAATAGCTTCAATAAATTTGGCTATGAAAACTATTGGTCTTGGAGGATCGATGTCATTAGTTCACTACCCAAGATCAATTGGACAAATAACCACTAGAATTATGTCAGAAAAATGTCTTGCATGATGAAGAAAGAGTGGAAAAGGAAGAGAATCATTAACCATGGAACGTGATAGGTATCAACATTGAACAAAGGTAGGGCCGGAAAAAAAACTCAAGGCTCgtgagccggctcgagctcggagcgACTCGACTCTCGAAGGAGCGAGACGAGCCGATCAGGCTCACGAGCCGACTCGCAAGCTATGCCAAATTAATTAATCTATAAAATAACAATGGATATTAGATAATTCTATTGATAATAGCATCATTTCTTAGCTTTTGATGATGAATTTATGACATTTCATAATTTAGATTACTCATAATATTGAATGTTGTTTGTATATTCCACATTTATatacttttatttattttatattgcAATAATATTTAGCAGAGTGTGGCTTGTGAGCCAAGCCGAGCtttgctcggctcggctcgttccaGCCCTAAACAGAGGTGTTGTTCATAAAGCATCTCATGGTGTGCTCTAAGGGGAAAGTCTTGGACGACATGGAGTGGCTTGACTACTGCTTTGTTGCTAGAGCTAGATCGATTTTATCTTTTTCCCAATGCCATGCTCCTACTACTTATGTTTTTATTCAACCTCCCATGGATGGTAATGGTGTTTCCCAACAACTGTTACTACTCCTCTAACTAGTGACAAAATAGGTGACCTTTAAGTTGAAGCTTGCCCACAAAATGATGTAACTATGTTGGTAGAAGTATGATTGCCTTAGAGCATATACGTCTCTTTCCCTATTAATGTGGGGTGATACATAAGCAGGAGTTCGAGAAGAAATCATACATACTGCAATCGATAGATGAAGAATATACTTTCTTGTTCCCACCATTTATATAAGATACTTAATAAGAATAGGAATCGAATGAGTTGTTGATTGATTAAGGAAACACGTGAAAAGAAAGGAAGGGTGATGCTTTATTAAATAAAGTTGCACGTGGGACTACCACATTTAGTTGTAGTTTTTGTTGTAGCATCGATTATTTCCGTTATTGTTGTAGTAGCATCGATTATTTTTTTAGGTTACAAGTGGCCCAATCTAACAAGCGAGCTAATGTTCTAGCTAAGTCAACTATTCTACATCAACAAGCATGTACCACTCGACGTCGATGAGGTGGACGAGACCAACACGTGAACTAACAGTCCAACTACGCTACACCAAGTTATGGGTTGACTAGGCCTTTTTTGGCAATAACTAGAATGTTTAAGATGGTTTAGCTACATCATCTCCATAACTCCATGCATGAAAACTACAACAACAACCACTAGTCCGCTACATGTCTTTCGACATTGACAAGAGAAACCATGTAGACGAGTGAAGTTAAAATCTATATGATACATGTGTTCAAACTAGTTACACTAGATCCATAAACCCAATAAGCATAGTCATCTTGTTTTCCCGTTTTATGAGCTGAAAAGATAATCATTCATCTCTTTAATGCTGCTAAACCCTGTACTGATGGTGTGATCTCCTGCACTGCATGTAATAGCAAGTCTAAAAAAACACTACAAGCCAGCGTTTTTGTGTAAAcacagcggcagcggcagcggccgcCGGCCGGGCAACCGCGCCACCTCACGCCGTCACGCGCTCCgcgttagggatgaaaacggacggaaaCGGACGGAAAAACCCTTCTCCCATTTCCGTATCCGCATTTTATCATCGGAAACGGGATCAGGTCCGGAATAGTCGGGAACGGAAATGGGAGCGGGATAAACGGAATTGCGAAAACGAACGGAAACGGAAATACTAACGGAAACTCATAatttaatacaaatagaaatgttattgatgtttgactagtgattgattggcagaacaataacataaaacaaatagatatagAGAGACAACATTCTATTGTTGTTTGGTTGTTAAATGTGTACATTTAGCTACATCTGATGTTGTTTAAGACTTTAGATCACTTGTTATTTAAAAAGAGCCGGTGGTTACAATGCCCAATTGTGCTATAATTTGTCACCTAAATACACGAGGATTTAGTTTATATACTAATGCATATTAGGCTCGTCCCATATTTATCAAATACGGAATAAATACGGGTTCAATCCGGAAAAAAACGGGATCCCGCAAAAACGGACGGAATAAGCCCTCTCCCATTTCCGTCCCGTTTCCATATTTTTCCGTAAATACGGAAACGGTCGGGTCAAATGTAGAAAACGGTACGGGTCGGGACGGGAttttttccgtccgttttcaACCCTACTCCGCGTCCACTCGTTGTAGCTTCACATAACCCCCTCGGTCTGACATGGTGGGTGGTGGACGCAATCGAATCCCACCCGTCCGCCAACAATCCCGTGCCCGTGGTCAACATCGTCCGAGTCCGACCCCGCACGTCAGCGAGTCACGGTCTGGTTAGGTAGCCCGGGGCGCACCGTGCCCAGTTGTTGCCAAGTTTGGAGCAGAGATCGCCGTCCACTTCTGCAGTGATCAGATCACGTTCGTCAGCTAAAACAGGGCTACATGGTATCGATGCGTGGCCCACCTGTCAGACGCCGAGTGACGTTGTGTCTGCTACTAGTAGTGCTTTGCTATGGTGGGCGTATCCCTAATCCCTCAATCTCAACGCATACTTGCCAACAGCATTACGGGAATGCCCATCAGCGTTAACGATTACCACAGGCGTACCACTGCCTCGCAAGTGTACTCCTGTTTGGGCATAGAGGTGGCAGAGGCGAGAATATGGGCCAAGAGTGGAGGGCATTGCCGGTAGAGTGGAAACGATAAAGCCTCGGCCGGGCCCTTCACCCTCCAGgctctgctcctcctcctcgCCATTGCTTTGCGCTCTCCGGCCCCCCGCTCCTCCCTGTTCTGCACTCGCCGTCAGATTTCGCAAGAACCCTCGTTCCCTGCGGCCTCTTGTTGGTTTGGTCGGCCGATACGTTTGATCTGTAGAGCAAGACGACGAGCCTGGAGAGAGGAAGAAGTGCACCGGCGATTGTAGAACCAGCACCGGCGGAGGAGTTGAAGACGCCGATTCGAGCCCGGCGAagtgctcgggacgtggcctcgtCGAGCCCGGCGAAGGCCGCGTCGGCATTGAACATGATGAGGTACGCGAATCCACCCCCAATCCCGCTCGGCGCTCgcctgccgctgccgctgcagCGATGTGTTCGGCGTTTCCTGGTGTTCTCGTGCGCACGGCGTGTCTTCCCTGGGACCAAAGCCGCGAATTTGCGTTCTCGTTTCCGCTGTCGGTGTCTGTTGACGCGGCGTTCCGGGTCCTGCCGGGCTGATTTGTGAAGTTTCTCCGTTTCGTGGCGTGTTCGCAGTCCCCAACTGCTCTCTGCGCCGCCTTCTCTCCGCAAGGCTCCTCGAGGGTCCGTTTGATCTGCGGTCCAGTTGTTCTCGCGTCTCGCAGTCTCTGTCTTACCAATCTCTTCTGCTTCTTCGCTAGTCTCGGCTGGGTTCTCATATATTTGCAGGTTTTTCGTTCTGAATTTCTCCGCTCGCGTTCTGGGCTGATTCCGCTACACAGATCTCCGAACCGTTCGTTCCGCGTGGAGTCCGGTTTGCGAGGGTTCTGATTTCTGGGGTTCCGAATTCACGCAGGAAGACGTGGTTTTGCCGTTCCTTCCACCCATTGTTCCAGGTGTTGGACATCCCTCTTGCTCGATCCAGCCGCTGACTCGAGCTCCGTTTGATTGATTCCGCTGCAGATACCCGAGGCCTAGCTCAGATGGCCTCCCGCTGCCCAATGGCatcgggagcggcggcggcggcgcgagcaAGAAGCCTGCAACGCCGCCGCCCAGATCGAGCAAGGATGACGTGGCGCCGGCCGTCGCCACCGACAGCTCCCGACTCGCGGCGTTCCTGGCCTCGACGTCGCTCGAGTCCAaggcgcgcgcccgcgcgccgccGGCGCAGCCCGCGCCTACCTCGGCGGCCACCGCTGCCGTCGCCGCGACCAAGAGCCCTGTTCGCGACCACGACCACGGCCATGGCCACAGCCACGGCGCCTCCTCCGACCACTCCGACCCCGCCTCCCCGAGCTCCACCGGAACCGGCGAATTGCTGCTCCAGTGGGGACAGAACAAGCGCATGCGCTGCCGCCGAGACTCCGCGTCCCCGTCGCCGCAGCACCGGCAGGCCGGCGGCAAGATCCAGCGGCGCTCGTCGTCCCCGGCGGTGGACAAGCTGATGCCGCCCCCGAGCGCGGCGCCCTACACCCGCGGGTCCAACCTCCGCTCCGTCTCGTCTCTCCCTCCgcgctccggctccggctccggctccggaTCCTCTGCCGGCGCCCTCCCCCACCCGCTCAGGTATGGCCGCCGCCGTCTTTACTCcccccacgcctaccgcctctccTCTACCTCCTGGCGTCCTCCACTTGGTTTTCTTGCGCCGCGCTCCGCGTTTTTCTCTTCCGCTTTTACCCCCGCCACCGAGCCGTATTCTCTGGCCTGTGCTGTCGCGGTCGTACTCGTACGTACGTGGTGCCGTGAGACTCGACCCGCTCACGCTGATTCGCGCCGGTTCGACTTGTCCGGGTGAGCTGTCACGCCCCCCTTCAGGTGCGTTCGGATCATAcgatatactccctccgtttctttttattagtcgctggatagtgcaattttacactatccagcgactaataaaaagaacaAACGGAGGAAGTACGACGAGAACCATTCTCGCCACACCCACACCCCTTGTAATTATATTTATTGttttgtttcttttctttttcgtTTTTGTTTATTTAAGATCCAAGTGGGTTTTGGTGTGTTTTCCCATGCTGGTTTGGTTTTGGTTTGTGATCTCGATTTCATTTTTTTTAATATGAGGGGGTTGCGATTTTACTTTATCTTTTTTTTTATATGATAAGGCTTCGAGGGGTTTGGATTTGAATCGGATCACCAAACACAGATTTCAGATCTTTTAGAGTGATGTTTCAGATCTCTTCAGCCAACGTACGGCGTAGACGGACTATCAAGGGAGCGGTGGCACTACCTCACTTGTTCACCCCAATCAGCCCTAGCTTGCCGATGTCCATTAATGGCCGGCCAGGCCTCCTTCCCAGTTCCCTGCGGTTTTCCGGCTGCGTTTGGCTTGTCCGCTTGCGTGAGTGGTGAACCACGGTGACATGTTCACCGCAGGCGAGCACAGGCACTCGGCTGGGCTAATATATAATAGGACTTGATTCGAGCCGTGTATTATTATAACTGCAAACCTAGGGCGCATCCAACGCTCcacgccgcccgcccgcccgtccCCATTTTATTTCCCCCTTTCGTCCGTGGGCACCTACAGCAACGGCAGTCGGCAGCATCGTCTGTTGCCGGAGCGCAGCTTTGCTCTCCGCGCCGCATGCGTCCACCCCACCGTTCCCCGGTCGCTGTTACCGAACCGGCGCGCCCCCGCCGCTGCCGCTTTAACCCCAACCACCGCGCTGGCCCAGCCGATCGCCGTCGGGGTTCATAGTTAGTTAGTCTGTTGGTTGGTTTGGTTGCCGGCCGGGTTTCTGATCTAcggtgacgacgatgatgatcagATCAGCGGAGGACCGTGCGGCGGGGAAGTTCTCGGCGGCGAGGGCCGAGAAGCAGCGTGCGGTGTCCCCGGGCTCCGTGATGGGCATGGGCGTCCCGGTCCCGgacccgaggcggcagcagcagcagcagcatgccGGCGCGGCGGCAGCGGCGACGTCGAAGCCGGCGTCGAAGGTGGAGATGCCGCGGATCTACACCACGCTGTCTCGGAAGGAGAAGGAGGAGGACTTCATGGCCATGAAGGGCACCAAGCTGCCGCAGCGCCCCAAGCGGCGGCCCAAGATCGTCGAGAAGACCGTCAGTGTGcgtctctatctctctctcaatatgtctccatctctctctctctctctctgttcaTTAGACGTGTGTGTGCGCTCACGCAGGCGATCTGCCCCGGGATGTGGCTGACGGATGTGACCAGGGGCCGGTACGAGGTGCGCGAGAAGA from Zea mays cultivar B73 chromosome 6, Zm-B73-REFERENCE-NAM-5.0, whole genome shotgun sequence harbors:
- the LOC100382537 gene encoding uncharacterized protein LOC100382537; its protein translation is MMRYPRPSSDGLPLPNGIGSGGGGASKKPATPPPRSSKDDVAPAVATDSSRLAAFLASTSLESKARARAPPAQPAPTSAATAAVAATKSPVRDHDHGHGHSHGASSDHSDPASPSSTGTGELLLQWGQNKRMRCRRDSASPSPQHRQAGGKIQRRSSSPAVDKLMPPPSAAPYTRGSNLRSVSSLPPRSGSGSGSGSSAGALPHPLRSAEDRAAGKFSAARAEKQRAVSPGSVMGMGVPVPDPRRQQQQQHAGAAAAATSKPASKVEMPRIYTTLSRKEKEEDFMAMKGTKLPQRPKRRPKIVEKTVSAICPGMWLTDVTRGRYEVREKKCPKKQQKNRGLKGMEGMDSDSD